In the Palaeococcus pacificus DY20341 genome, one interval contains:
- a CDS encoding class I SAM-dependent methyltransferase → MFKHLGETFEPFYREFAEMYDPNTEVGKRRIEQIKGVLQKYSPVKSGRVLDIGCNAGVSTFALEELGFEVVGIDIDRKAIEKARENAKLRNSKAQFYIMDAKRLEFDDESFDLVVTLGYNLPHFSIYDFDEIVREAYRVLKPDGAIIVDYSDFVKALSAGIIKDVYVEEPFIAYHKGFDFKGGSRELFYVNLSEGYTFTMKTYLWSQWIVEFILRKVGFNVRTYPLTSMSVITIGEKKWSDNDDL, encoded by the coding sequence ATGTTCAAACATCTGGGTGAAACTTTTGAGCCGTTTTACAGGGAGTTTGCCGAGATGTATGACCCAAACACTGAAGTTGGAAAGAGAAGGATAGAGCAAATAAAAGGAGTTTTACAAAAGTATTCTCCAGTAAAGAGTGGGAGAGTATTGGATATCGGCTGTAATGCGGGAGTCTCGACTTTTGCCCTAGAGGAGCTTGGTTTTGAAGTTGTGGGCATTGATATAGACAGAAAGGCAATTGAAAAAGCAAGGGAGAACGCAAAGCTGAGAAATTCGAAGGCACAATTCTACATTATGGATGCCAAAAGACTAGAGTTTGATGATGAAAGCTTTGACCTCGTTGTTACGTTAGGGTATAATTTGCCACACTTCAGCATCTACGACTTTGATGAAATAGTAAGAGAAGCTTACAGGGTTTTAAAGCCCGACGGTGCAATAATAGTGGATTACTCGGATTTTGTGAAAGCCCTCTCTGCAGGAATCATAAAAGACGTTTATGTTGAAGAACCATTTATAGCCTACCATAAGGGTTTTGACTTTAAAGGAGGTTCCAGAGAGCTTTTCTACGTCAATTTAAGCGAAGGTTACACATTCACTATGAAGACTTACCTTTGGTCTCAGTGGATAGTGGAGTTCATTCTTAGAAAAGTGGGTTTTAATGTTAGGACATATCCTCTAACGAGTATGAGCGTGATAACAATAGGAGAGAAAAAGTGGAGTGATAACGATGACCTTTAA